In the genome of Pseudonocardia cypriaca, the window GAGAGCGACGGCGGGATGCGGCCCGCCTTGGTCTCCGCGGCGGACCGGCGGGTGGCGATGCTGGCCAGTGCGGACCGCACCTGCTGCGCGGTGCGGGGTGCCTCGGCGGCGAGCGCCGCAGCAGAGCGGGCGAGCTCGAGGGTGCGCTGCGCGGCGTCCCGGCGCTCCCGCAGCCCGCTCACCGGCGCATCCAGCGCGGTGGCGGCGCGTTCGGCCTCGGCGAGCCGCTCCTCGGCCCGCCGCGACCGCACGCCCGACGCGGCAGCGTTCTGCACGGCCGCGCGTGCGTCGACGAGGGTGGTGCGCGCCTCCTGCACGATGCGCGGCAGGTTCTTCAGCGCGAACTCGGCCTCGTCGAGCGTGCGCGCGTGCGTCGCCCGGAACCGGCGGATCGCCTCCCGGGCCCGCTCGATCTCGCGCAGCGCCTTCTCGTCGGCATCCCGTGCGCCGCGGACGGGGCGGGTGCCGTCGAGCGGGTGCTCCTGGGTTGCGGTGAGGTACGCGCTGGTGGCGGCGTCGCCCGCCGCCGCGATCTCGTTCCACTCCTGCGCGAGGCGGGAGCCGGTGCCCAGCTCGGCCGCCGTGCGCACGGTGTCGGCGACGGCGCGCTGCTCGTCGTCCAGGGCGAGGAAGGCCTGGGTGGCCGCGTTGCGCGCGGCCAGGACGCGCTCGTCGGGGAGTTCGCCTCCACGGTCTGACCTGCGGAACACCTCGCTCCCCTCGCGCGCCGGCGGCTCAACGGTACCCGGACGGTGGGGGTGGGGACATCGGTTGGGAGATCGGTTCGCCGCGCTTGACGGGCGCGGTTCCACTCGTTCCTGATCATCGGCGATCGCCGCCCGTCGCAGCAGCTGCGGTGATCGGCGGGCGAGGATGCCCCGTTCGCCGGTACCGATGCGCGTCGTTGTCCTCTCAACGACGTGCTGAGCGGTCGTCGGCGGGGGACAGGACGTGACCATGCGGTGAACGGCGGGCGGTCGACGGGCCCCGATGCCGCTGGTCGGGGTGACCAGCCGCTCGGCGCGCGACCTCGGCCGACGACCTCAGCTCGCGTCCCGACGCGTTGTAGAACGCTCGACGGCCGTTAACGTTGCTCGTGGATCGATAACGACCCGGTCACGAAAACCGGACACGGACCGCACCGCCCCCCGACGGTCCGCCCCGCACCCCCGAGCGGGACGTCCGGCCGGGTCGCCAAGAGATCCGGAAGGAAAGGTCGTGGCTCGGCACCGCTCCCCCCAGGGCCGGCACGCGCACCTCGGGCCCCCGCTGTCCGCCGCACTGGCGGCAGCGGGGGTCGGTGGCGCGCACCGGTCGATACCCGTCCAGCAGTTGACCTCGTCGCTGCCCGCACGATTCGTCGCCACCGTCGTGGCAGGCGGAGCGATCGCGGCCACGGCCCAGCACGCTCTCGCCCAGACCCTCCCCGTCGCTGCCGACGGCGCCGCGTTGCGCGTCGCCGTCGAGGAGCTGTTCGGCAGCGGATCCGCCGCGGAGCCCGCGGAGGCGCCGGACGTCACCGAAGCGGCGTCGGTGGCGTTCGCGCCGGTGGTTCCCGAGGTGGCGGCCGATCTGCCGGCCGAGTTCGCCGTGGCGGACGCGGCGTCGGTGGTCAAGGCCGCCGACATGCAGCGCGCGGCCGCCGAGGCCGAGGCGGCGGCTCGTGCCGCCGAGGAGGCCAAGGCGGCGGAGGCCGCGCGCGTGGCCGCGGAGGCCGCGAAGAAGGCTGCGGAAAAGGCTGCGGCCACCTCGGCCGGCAGCGCCCTGCAGATGATCGCCGGACGCGTGACGTCCGGGTTCGGATCCCGCTGGGGACGCGCCCACCAGGGCCTCGACATCGCCGCCCCGATCGGCACCCCGATCCGCGCCCCGCTGGCGGGCACCGTGATCGAGACCGGTCCCGCGAGCGGCTTCGGCCTGTGGGTCCGGGTGCGCCACGACGACG includes:
- a CDS encoding M23 family metallopeptidase, with the translated sequence MARHRSPQGRHAHLGPPLSAALAAAGVGGAHRSIPVQQLTSSLPARFVATVVAGGAIAATAQHALAQTLPVAADGAALRVAVEELFGSGSAAEPAEAPDVTEAASVAFAPVVPEVAADLPAEFAVADAASVVKAADMQRAAAEAEAAARAAEEAKAAEAARVAAEAAKKAAEKAAATSAGSALQMIAGRVTSGFGSRWGRAHQGLDIAAPIGTPIRAPLAGTVIETGPASGFGLWVRVRHDDGTVTVYGHINRSLVREGQRVAAGEQIAEVGNRGHSTGPHLHIEVITPNGNKINPRPWLDQHAIGY